From the Homo sapiens chromosome 1, GRCh38.p14 Primary Assembly genome, one window contains:
- the TDRKH gene encoding tudor and KH domain-containing protein isoform X1, whose product MSTERTSWTSLSTIQKIALGLGIPASATVAYILYRRYRESREERLTFVGEDDIEIEMRVPQEAVKLIIGRQGANIKQLRKQTGARIDVDTEDVGDERVLLISGFPVQVCKAKAAIHQILTENTPVSEQLSVPQRSVGRIIGRGGETIRSICKASGAKITCDKESEGTLLLSRLIKISGTQKEVAAAKHLILEKVSEDEELRKRIAHSAETRVPRKQPISVRREDMTEPGGAGEPALWKNTSSSMEPTAPLVTPPPKGGGDMAVVVSKEGSWEKPSDDSFQKSEAQAIPEMPMFEIPSPDFSFHADEYLEVYVSASEHPNHFWIQIVGSRSLQLDKLVNEMTQHYENSVPEDLTVHVGDIVAAPLPTNGSWYRARVLGTLENGNLDLYFVDFGDNGDCPLKDLRALRSDFLSLPFQAIECSLARIAPSGDQWEEEALDEFDRLTHCADWKPLVAKISSYVQTGISTWPKIYLYDTSNGKKLDIGLELVHKGYAIELPEDIEENRAVPDMLKDMATETDASLSTLLTETKKSSGEITHTLSCLSLSEAASMSGDDNLEDDYLL is encoded by the exons ATGTCTACTGAACGGACTTCTTGGACAAGCCTGTCCACCATTCAGAAAATAGCCCTGGGCCTTGGGATCCCAGCCAGTGCAACAGTTGCCTATATCCTATACCGCAGGTATAGGGAAAGCAGAG AAGAGCGGCTGACATTTGTTGGGGAAGATGACATTGAGATAGAGATGCGGGTTCCCCAGGAGGCTGTGAAACTCATCATTGGCCGGCAAGGAGCCAATATTAAACAG CTGCGGAAACAGACAGGTGCTCGGATTGATGTGGACACAGAGGATGTAGGCGATGAGCGAGTGCTGCTTATCAGTGGTTTTCCTGTTCAGGTGTGCAAGGCCAAAGCAGCAATCCATCAGATCCTGACAGAGAATACCCCAGTGTCTGAGCAGCTTTCAGTTCCCCAGAGATCTGTGGGCAGAATCATAG GGAGAGGCGGCGAGACAATTCGTTCTATCTGTAAGGCATCTGGAGCCAAAATTACCTGTGACAAAGAATCAGAAGGGACATTACTACTATCAAGACTTATAAAAATCTCAGGAACACAGAAGGAAGTGGCAGCAGCCAAG CATTTGATACTGGAGAAAGTTTCAGAAGATGAAGAACTTCGGAAGAGAATTGCTCATTCTGCAGAAACCAGGGTCCCACGCAAACAGCCAATCAGTGTGAGAAGAGAAGACATGACAGAGCCAGGTGGAGCTGGAGAGCCAGCATTATGGAAAAACACCAGTTCTAGCATGGAGCCGACTGCACCCCTGGTGACTCCTCCACCCAAAGGAGGAGGCGACATGGCTGTGGTAGTGTCAAAGGAAGGTTCCTGGGAGAAACCTAGTGATGACAGCTTTCAGAAGTCTGAAGCCCAGGCCATCCCAGAGATGCCCATGTTTGAAA TCCCCAGTCCTGACTTCAGTTTTCATGCTGATGAGTACCTAGAAGTCTACGTTTCTGCTTCTGAGCACCCTAACCACTTCTGGATCCAGATCGTTGGCTCCCGCAGCCTGCAATTGGATAAGCTTGTCAATGAGATGACCCAGCACTATGAGAATAGTGTG CCTGAAGACTTGACTGTGCATGTAGGAGACATTGTAGCAGCACCTTTACCTACAAATGGTTCCTGGTATCGAGCCCGGGTCCTCGGCACCTTGGAGAATGGGAACTTGGACCTCTATTTTGTTGACTTTGGAGATAATGGAGATTGCCCACTGAAGGACCTCAGGGCTCTCAG GAGTGACTTCCTAAGCCTTCCATTTCAAGCAATAGAATGTAGTCTGGCACGGATTGCTCCCTCAG GTGACCAGTGGGAAGAGGAAGCTTTGGATGAGTTTGATAGACTCACTCATTGTGCTGACTGGAAGCCTCTGGTAGCCAAGATCTCTAGCTATGTCCAGACTGGGATCTCAACTTGGCCAAAGATCTACTTATATGATACTAGCAATGGGAAG aaaCTTGATATTGGGCTAGAATTAGTACACAAAGGATACGCAATTGAGCTTCCTGAAGACATAGAAGAAAACAGAGCTGTCCCAGACATGTTGAAGGACATG GCCACAGAAACAGATGCCTCTCTCAGCACGTTGCTCACTGAGACCAAAAAGAGCTCTGGAGAGATAACACATAccctgtcctgcctcagcttatcAG AAGCTGCTTCCATGTCTGGTGATGATAACCTTGAAGATGACTACTTACTCTGA
- the TDRKH gene encoding tudor and KH domain-containing protein isoform b (isoform b is encoded by transcript variant 4) translates to MSTERTSWTSLSTIQKIALGLGIPASATVAYILYRRYRESREERLTFVGEDDIEIEMRVPQEAVKLIIGRQGANIKQLRKQTGARIDVDTEDVGDERVLLISGFPVQASGAKITCDKESEGTLLLSRLIKISGTQKEVAAAKHLILEKVSEDEELRKRIAHSAETRVPRKQPISVRREDMTEPGGAGEPALWKNTSSSMEPTAPLVTPPPKGGGDMAVVVSKEGSWEKPSDDSFQKSEAQAIPEMPMFEIPSPDFSFHADEYLEVYVSASEHPNHFWIQIVGSRSLQLDKLVNEMTQHYENSVPEDLTVHVGDIVAAPLPTNGSWYRARVLGTLENGNLDLYFVDFGDNGDCPLKDLRALRSDFLSLPFQAIECSLARIAPSGDQWEEEALDEFDRLTHCADWKPLVAKISSYVQTGISTWPKIYLYDTSNGKKLDIGLELVHKGYAIELPEDIEENRAVPDMLKDMATETDASLSTLLTETKKSSGEITHTLSCLSLSEAASMSGDDNLEDDYLL, encoded by the exons ATGTCTACTGAACGGACTTCTTGGACAAGCCTGTCCACCATTCAGAAAATAGCCCTGGGCCTTGGGATCCCAGCCAGTGCAACAGTTGCCTATATCCTATACCGCAGGTATAGGGAAAGCAGAG AAGAGCGGCTGACATTTGTTGGGGAAGATGACATTGAGATAGAGATGCGGGTTCCCCAGGAGGCTGTGAAACTCATCATTGGCCGGCAAGGAGCCAATATTAAACAG CTGCGGAAACAGACAGGTGCTCGGATTGATGTGGACACAGAGGATGTAGGCGATGAGCGAGTGCTGCTTATCAGTGGTTTTCCTGTTCAG GCATCTGGAGCCAAAATTACCTGTGACAAAGAATCAGAAGGGACATTACTACTATCAAGACTTATAAAAATCTCAGGAACACAGAAGGAAGTGGCAGCAGCCAAG CATTTGATACTGGAGAAAGTTTCAGAAGATGAAGAACTTCGGAAGAGAATTGCTCATTCTGCAGAAACCAGGGTCCCACGCAAACAGCCAATCAGTGTGAGAAGAGAAGACATGACAGAGCCAGGTGGAGCTGGAGAGCCAGCATTATGGAAAAACACCAGTTCTAGCATGGAGCCGACTGCACCCCTGGTGACTCCTCCACCCAAAGGAGGAGGCGACATGGCTGTGGTAGTGTCAAAGGAAGGTTCCTGGGAGAAACCTAGTGATGACAGCTTTCAGAAGTCTGAAGCCCAGGCCATCCCAGAGATGCCCATGTTTGAAA TCCCCAGTCCTGACTTCAGTTTTCATGCTGATGAGTACCTAGAAGTCTACGTTTCTGCTTCTGAGCACCCTAACCACTTCTGGATCCAGATCGTTGGCTCCCGCAGCCTGCAATTGGATAAGCTTGTCAATGAGATGACCCAGCACTATGAGAATAGTGTG CCTGAAGACTTGACTGTGCATGTAGGAGACATTGTAGCAGCACCTTTACCTACAAATGGTTCCTGGTATCGAGCCCGGGTCCTCGGCACCTTGGAGAATGGGAACTTGGACCTCTATTTTGTTGACTTTGGAGATAATGGAGATTGCCCACTGAAGGACCTCAGGGCTCTCAG GAGTGACTTCCTAAGCCTTCCATTTCAAGCAATAGAATGTAGTCTGGCACGGATTGCTCCCTCAG GTGACCAGTGGGAAGAGGAAGCTTTGGATGAGTTTGATAGACTCACTCATTGTGCTGACTGGAAGCCTCTGGTAGCCAAGATCTCTAGCTATGTCCAGACTGGGATCTCAACTTGGCCAAAGATCTACTTATATGATACTAGCAATGGGAAG aaaCTTGATATTGGGCTAGAATTAGTACACAAAGGATACGCAATTGAGCTTCCTGAAGACATAGAAGAAAACAGAGCTGTCCCAGACATGTTGAAGGACATG GCCACAGAAACAGATGCCTCTCTCAGCACGTTGCTCACTGAGACCAAAAAGAGCTCTGGAGAGATAACACATAccctgtcctgcctcagcttatcAG AAGCTGCTTCCATGTCTGGTGATGATAACCTTGAAGATGACTACTTACTCTGA
- the TDRKH gene encoding tudor and KH domain-containing protein isoform X2, whose product MTEPGGAGEPALWKNTSSSMEPTAPLVTPPPKGGGDMAVVVSKEGSWEKPSDDSFQKSEAQAIPEMPMFEIPSPDFSFHADEYLEVYVSASEHPNHFWIQIVGSRSLQLDKLVNEMTQHYENSVPEDLTVHVGDIVAAPLPTNGSWYRARVLGTLENGNLDLYFVDFGDNGDCPLKDLRALRSDFLSLPFQAIECSLARIAPSGDQWEEEALDEFDRLTHCADWKPLVAKISSYVQTGISTWPKIYLYDTSNGKKLDIGLELVHKGYAIELPEDIEENRAVPDMLKDMATETDASLSTLLTETKKSSGEITHTLSCLSLSEAASMSGDDNLEDDYLL is encoded by the exons ATGACAGAGCCAGGTGGAGCTGGAGAGCCAGCATTATGGAAAAACACCAGTTCTAGCATGGAGCCGACTGCACCCCTGGTGACTCCTCCACCCAAAGGAGGAGGCGACATGGCTGTGGTAGTGTCAAAGGAAGGTTCCTGGGAGAAACCTAGTGATGACAGCTTTCAGAAGTCTGAAGCCCAGGCCATCCCAGAGATGCCCATGTTTGAAA TCCCCAGTCCTGACTTCAGTTTTCATGCTGATGAGTACCTAGAAGTCTACGTTTCTGCTTCTGAGCACCCTAACCACTTCTGGATCCAGATCGTTGGCTCCCGCAGCCTGCAATTGGATAAGCTTGTCAATGAGATGACCCAGCACTATGAGAATAGTGTG CCTGAAGACTTGACTGTGCATGTAGGAGACATTGTAGCAGCACCTTTACCTACAAATGGTTCCTGGTATCGAGCCCGGGTCCTCGGCACCTTGGAGAATGGGAACTTGGACCTCTATTTTGTTGACTTTGGAGATAATGGAGATTGCCCACTGAAGGACCTCAGGGCTCTCAG GAGTGACTTCCTAAGCCTTCCATTTCAAGCAATAGAATGTAGTCTGGCACGGATTGCTCCCTCAG GTGACCAGTGGGAAGAGGAAGCTTTGGATGAGTTTGATAGACTCACTCATTGTGCTGACTGGAAGCCTCTGGTAGCCAAGATCTCTAGCTATGTCCAGACTGGGATCTCAACTTGGCCAAAGATCTACTTATATGATACTAGCAATGGGAAG aaaCTTGATATTGGGCTAGAATTAGTACACAAAGGATACGCAATTGAGCTTCCTGAAGACATAGAAGAAAACAGAGCTGTCCCAGACATGTTGAAGGACATG GCCACAGAAACAGATGCCTCTCTCAGCACGTTGCTCACTGAGACCAAAAAGAGCTCTGGAGAGATAACACATAccctgtcctgcctcagcttatcAG AAGCTGCTTCCATGTCTGGTGATGATAACCTTGAAGATGACTACTTACTCTGA
- the LINGO4 gene encoding leucine-rich repeat and immunoglobulin-like domain-containing nogo receptor-interacting protein 4 precursor, with product MDAATAPKQAWPPWPPLLFLLLLPGGSGGSCPAVCDCTSQPQAVLCGHRQLEAVPGGLPLDTELLDLSGNRLWGLQQGMLSRLSLLQELDLSYNQLSTLEPGAFHGLQSLLTLRLQGNRLRIMGPGVFSGLSALTLLDLRLNQIVLFLDGAFGELGSLQKLEVGDNHLVFVAPGAFAGLAKLSTLTLERCNLSTVPGLALARLPALVALRLRELDIGRLPAGALRGLGQLKELEIHLWPSLEALDPGSLVGLNLSSLAITRCNLSSVPFQALYHLSFLRVLDLSQNPISAIPARRLSPLVRLQELRLSGACLTSIAAHAFHGLTAFHLLDVADNALQTLEETAFPSPDKLVTLRLSGNPLTCDCRLLWLLRLRRHLDFGMSPPACAGPHHVQGKSLKEFSDILPPGHFTCKPALIRKSGPRWVIAEEGGHAVFSCSGDGDPAPTVSWMRPHGAWLGRAGRVRVLEDGTLEIRSVQLRDRGAYVCVVSNVAGNDSLRTWLEVIQVEPPNGTLSDPNITVPGIPGPFFLDSRGVAMVLAVGFLPFLTSVTLCFGLIALWSKGKGRVKHHMTFDFVAPRPSGDKNSGGNRVTAKLF from the coding sequence ATGGATGCAGCCACAGCTCCAAAGCAAGCCTGGCCCCCATGGCCCCcgctccttttcctcctcctcctacctGGAGGGAGCGGTGGCAGCTGCCCTGCTGTGTGTGACTGCACCTCCCAGCCCCAGGCTGTGCTCTGTGGCCACAGGCAACTGGAGGCTGTACCTGGAGGACTCCCACTGGACACTGAGCTCCTGGACCTGAGTGGGAACCGCCTGTGGGGGCTCCAGCAGGGAATGCTCTCCCGCCTGAGCCTGCTCCAGGAATTGGACCTCAGCTACAACCAGCTCTCAACCCTTGAGCCTGGGGCCTTCCATGGCCTACAAAGCCTACTCACCCTGAGGCTGCAGGGCAATCGGCTCAGAATCATGGGGCCTGGGGTCTTCTCAGGCCTCTCTGCTCTGACCCTGCTGGACCTCCGCCTCAACCAGATTGTTCTCTTCCTAGATGGAGCTTTTGGGGAGCTAGgcagcctccagaagctggaGGTTGGGGACAACCACCTGGTATTTGTGGCTCCGGGGGCCTTTGCAGGGCTAGCCAAGTTGAGCACCCTCACCCTGGAGCGCTGCAacctcagcacagtgcctggcctagcCCTTGCCCGTCTCCCGGCACTAGTGGCCCTAAGGCTTAGAGAACTGGATATTGGGAGGCTGCCAGCTGGGGCCCTGCGGGGGCTGGGGCAGCTCAAGGAGCTGGAGATCCACCTCTGGCCATCTCTGGAGGCTCTGGACCCTGGGAGCCTGGTTGGGCTCAATCTCAGCAGCCTGGCCATCACTCGCTGCAATCTGAGCTCGGTGCCCTTCCAAGCACTGtaccacctcagcttcctcagggTCCTGGATCTGTCCCAGAATCCCATCTCAGCCATCCCAGCCCGAAGGCTCAGCCCCCTGGTGCGGCTCCAGGAGCTACGCCTGTCAGGGGCATGCCTCACCTCCATTGCTGCCCATGCCTTCCATGGCTTGACTGCCTTCCACCTCCTGGATGTGGCAGATAACGCCCTTCAGACACTAGAGGAAACAGCTTTCCCTTCTCCAGACAAACTGGTCACCTTGAGGCTGTCTGGCAACCCCCTAACCTGTGACTGCCGCCTCCTCTGGCTGCTCCGGCTCCGCCGCCACCTGGACTTTGGCATGTCCCCCCCTGCCTGTGCTGGCCCCCATCATGTCCAGGGGAAGAGCCTGAAGGAGTTTTCAGACATCCTGCCTCCAGGGCACTTCACCTGCAAACCAGCCCTGATCCGAAAGTCGGGGCCTCGATGGGTCATTGCAGAGGAGGGCGGGCATGCGGTTTTCTCCTGCTCTGGAGATGGAGACCCAGCCCCCACTGTCTCCTGGATGAGGCCTCATGGGGCttggctgggcagggctgggagagTAAGGGTCCTAGAGGATGGGACACTGGAGATCCGCTCAGTGCAGCTACGGGACAGAGGGGCCTATGTCTGTGTGGTTAGCAATGTCGCTGGGAATGACTCCCTGAGGACCTGGCTGGAAGTCATCCAGGTGGAACCACCAAACGGCACACTTTCTGACCCCAACATCACCGTGCCAGGGATCCCAGGGCCTTTTTTTCTGGATAGCAGAGGTGTGGCCATGGTGCTGGCAGTCggcttcctccccttcctcaccTCAGTGACCCTCTGCTTTGGCCTGATTGCCCTTTGGAGCAAGGGCAAAGGTCGGGTCAAACATCACATGACCTTTGACTTTGTGGCACCTCGGCCCTCTGGGGATAAAAACTCTGGGGGTAACCGGGTCACTGCCAAGCTCTTCTGA